A single Chiroxiphia lanceolata isolate bChiLan1 chromosome 25, bChiLan1.pri, whole genome shotgun sequence DNA region contains:
- the OARD1 gene encoding ADP-ribose glycohydrolase OARD1 isoform X4, giving the protein MATHFSKDQEERLREVKGDLFSCPPSDALAHCISEDCRMGAGIAVLFKKKFGGVQELLDQKKKTGEVAVLQRDDRYIYYLITKQKVSHKPTYESMRKSLEAMRAHCLHNGVTDISMPRIGCGLDGLQWDKVSAILGEVFENTDIKITVYSL; this is encoded by the exons ATGGCCACCCACTTCTCCAAGGATCAGGAGGAGAGA CTGCGGGAGGTGAAGGGGGACCTGTTCTCGTGCCCGCCGTCGGACGCGCTGGCGCACTGCATCAGCGAGGACTGCCGCATGGGCGCCGGCATCGCCGTGCTCTTCAAGAAGAAGTTCGGGGGcgtccaggagctgctggaccaAA AGAAGAAGACGGGGGAGGTGGCTGTTCTGCAGAGAGACGACAGATACATTTATTACCTG ATTACAAAGCAGAAGGTGTCTCACAAACCAACGTACGAGAGCATGCGGAAGAGTTTGGAAGCCATGAGAGCTCACTGCCTGCACAACGGGGTCACGGACATCTCCATGCCCAG GATTGGATGTGGACTTGATGGCCTGCAGTGGGATAAAGTTTCAGCGATCCTTGGGGAAGTGTTTGAGAACACTGACATCAAGATCACAGTTTACAGCCTCTGA
- the OARD1 gene encoding ADP-ribose glycohydrolase OARD1 isoform X3 translates to MFWAGTIERAAGAFSIPHVTMATHFSKDQEERLREVKGDLFSCPPSDALAHCISEDCRMGAGIAVLFKKKFGGVQELLDQKKKTGEVAVLQRDDRYIYYLITKQKVSHKPTYESMRKSLEAMRAHCLHNGVTDISMPRIGCGLDGLQWDKVSAILGEVFENTDIKITVYSL, encoded by the exons ATGTTCTGGGCCGGTACCATAGAGAGGG CCGCAGGAGCCTTCTCCATCCCCCACGTTACCATGGCCACCCACTTCTCCAAGGATCAGGAGGAGAGA CTGCGGGAGGTGAAGGGGGACCTGTTCTCGTGCCCGCCGTCGGACGCGCTGGCGCACTGCATCAGCGAGGACTGCCGCATGGGCGCCGGCATCGCCGTGCTCTTCAAGAAGAAGTTCGGGGGcgtccaggagctgctggaccaAA AGAAGAAGACGGGGGAGGTGGCTGTTCTGCAGAGAGACGACAGATACATTTATTACCTG ATTACAAAGCAGAAGGTGTCTCACAAACCAACGTACGAGAGCATGCGGAAGAGTTTGGAAGCCATGAGAGCTCACTGCCTGCACAACGGGGTCACGGACATCTCCATGCCCAG GATTGGATGTGGACTTGATGGCCTGCAGTGGGATAAAGTTTCAGCGATCCTTGGGGAAGTGTTTGAGAACACTGACATCAAGATCACAGTTTACAGCCTCTGA
- the OARD1 gene encoding ADP-ribose glycohydrolase OARD1 isoform X2, with protein MWAVLGRLGVAQAAAPARRIAVFTAAAGAFSIPHVTMATHFSKDQEERLREVKGDLFSCPPSDALAHCISEDCRMGAGIAVLFKKKFGGVQELLDQKKKTGEVAVLQRDDRYIYYLITKQKVSHKPTYESMRKSLEAMRAHCLHNGVTDISMPRIGCGLDGLQWDKVSAILGEVFENTDIKITVYSL; from the exons ATGTGGGCGGTGCTGGGCAGGCTCGGCGTGGCGCaggccgcggccccggcccggcggaTCGCTGTGTTCACCGCGG CCGCAGGAGCCTTCTCCATCCCCCACGTTACCATGGCCACCCACTTCTCCAAGGATCAGGAGGAGAGA CTGCGGGAGGTGAAGGGGGACCTGTTCTCGTGCCCGCCGTCGGACGCGCTGGCGCACTGCATCAGCGAGGACTGCCGCATGGGCGCCGGCATCGCCGTGCTCTTCAAGAAGAAGTTCGGGGGcgtccaggagctgctggaccaAA AGAAGAAGACGGGGGAGGTGGCTGTTCTGCAGAGAGACGACAGATACATTTATTACCTG ATTACAAAGCAGAAGGTGTCTCACAAACCAACGTACGAGAGCATGCGGAAGAGTTTGGAAGCCATGAGAGCTCACTGCCTGCACAACGGGGTCACGGACATCTCCATGCCCAG GATTGGATGTGGACTTGATGGCCTGCAGTGGGATAAAGTTTCAGCGATCCTTGGGGAAGTGTTTGAGAACACTGACATCAAGATCACAGTTTACAGCCTCTGA
- the OARD1 gene encoding ADP-ribose glycohydrolase OARD1 isoform X1, whose product MCTGFVILYVGPVILYVEFEILCVGFVIRAGSSVSEAHVAACAGWARSLCPGHSVPTCALSALFADRAQLREVKGDLFSCPPSDALAHCISEDCRMGAGIAVLFKKKFGGVQELLDQKKKTGEVAVLQRDDRYIYYLITKQKVSHKPTYESMRKSLEAMRAHCLHNGVTDISMPRIGCGLDGLQWDKVSAILGEVFENTDIKITVYSL is encoded by the exons ATGTGTACAGGGTTTGTAATTCTATATGTGGGGCCTGTCATTCTGTACGTGGAGTTTGAAATTCTCTGTGTGGGGTTTGTGATCCGCGCCGGCTCATCCGTTAGCGAAGCGCATGTCGCAGCCTGTGCAGGCTGGGCACgttccctgtgcccagggcatTCTGTGCCCACCTGtgccctctctgctctctttgCTGACCGTGCCCAGCTGCGGGAGGTGAAGGGGGACCTGTTCTCGTGCCCGCCGTCGGACGCGCTGGCGCACTGCATCAGCGAGGACTGCCGCATGGGCGCCGGCATCGCCGTGCTCTTCAAGAAGAAGTTCGGGGGcgtccaggagctgctggaccaAA AGAAGAAGACGGGGGAGGTGGCTGTTCTGCAGAGAGACGACAGATACATTTATTACCTG ATTACAAAGCAGAAGGTGTCTCACAAACCAACGTACGAGAGCATGCGGAAGAGTTTGGAAGCCATGAGAGCTCACTGCCTGCACAACGGGGTCACGGACATCTCCATGCCCAG GATTGGATGTGGACTTGATGGCCTGCAGTGGGATAAAGTTTCAGCGATCCTTGGGGAAGTGTTTGAGAACACTGACATCAAGATCACAGTTTACAGCCTCTGA